One window of Epinephelus fuscoguttatus linkage group LG9, E.fuscoguttatus.final_Chr_v1 genomic DNA carries:
- the shtn3 gene encoding shootin-1 isoform X2 → MLPCSSSAQMEGCEEERDSHMRTECNRLTEERDEAERQLKHIKRVSQMVIEEVSVLQTQLEIEKSCRENAEALATKLNCENRKLKYLSLSSRPCLDELLPSISDCIALEADADADADADAADGSPDTFTQYQQQVKELRETVNTLLEEKKNFMCQIHEQQRRIEELSSQSEKDQAEMKELRETVDQQSKTIKRFNRVSMMAAQEYEGMKDQLDLEQSLRVKAETYAHEMLVKQKEANRQSMLLLQNAEPSVQLLKALEDVAAITKTLEEERLQHQQKVESLEAQLEQSCVKKQLEALQRQLELLEVAKKEVDGRLEQAEKKNEELEKRVNELQETQKEVAVTTNPAPPPPAPGVAPPPAPPPQPPPPPPPPPPPPPPPPPSRCNPLSSLIAIMRKSSKGSKASVKIEQPPAGEGDDVKAKAVNEMMERIKHGVVLRPVKSQESKRAAVKPPVICEEKPQESAMEELKGILTVKRSPSRGSQEAVPSPPGKKDSELEVILRRRRNKAGEAGSGDEREGQMSHVSSSDSLNGGRTSSESGKDPEGPGGLTVPLDSAGPRVSPERRGSGPGPVVARRKSSDTTGREARVGSWQERRSCSSLSEKEMAGTPLSNGCVISVGDDHQNDQNGTETCVQSNGVKPSEDEHATVCAAPVNGSSDAEC, encoded by the exons ATGCTTCCCTGCTCTTCATCGGCGCAGATGGAGGGatgtgaggaggagagggactCGCACATGCGAACAGAG TGCAACAGACTGACGGAGGAGAGAGACGAGGCTGAGAGACAACTCAAACACATCAAGAGAG TGTCTCAGATGGTGATTGAGGAGGTGAGCGTTCTGCAGACTCAGCTGGAGATCGAGAAGTCGTGCCGGGAGAATGCAGAGGCCCTGGCCAcaaag cTGAACTGTGAGAACAGGAAGTTGAAGTACCTCAGTCTGTCGTCTCGCCCCTGTTTGGACGAGCTGCTGCCCAGCATCTCAGACTGCATCGCTCTGGAGGCTGACGCAGACGCAGACGCAGACGCAGACGCTGCTGACGGAAGTCCTGACACCTTCACACAGTACCAACAACAGGTTAAAG AGCTGAGGGAGACGGTGAACACATTactggaggagaagaagaactTCATGTGTCAGATTCACGAACAGCAGAGACGGATAGAAGAGCTGAGTTCACAG TCGGAGAAAGATCAGGCCGAGATGAAGGAGCTCCGTGAAACTGTTGATCAACAAAGTAAAACCATCAAGAGGTTCAACAGAG tGTCCATGATGGCGGCTCAGGAGTATGAAGGGATGAAGGACCAGCTCGACTTGGAGCAGAGCCTCAGAGTCAAAGCTGAGACCTACGCACACGAG ATGCTGGTGAAGCAGAAGGAGGCCAACAGGCAgagcatgctgctgctgcagaatgCTGAGCCCAGCGTTCAGCTCCTCAAAGCTCTGGAGGACGTCGCTGCCATCACCAAAACCCTGGAGGAGGAGCGCCTGCAGCATCAGCAGAAG gtggagaGCCTGGAGGCCCAGCTGGAGCAGAGCTGTGTGAAGAAGCAGCTGGAGGCTCTGCAGAGgcagctggagctgctggaggTCGCCAAGAAGGAGGTGGATGGACGACTGGAgcaggcagagaagaagaatgAGGAGCTGGAGAAAAGAg TCAACGAGCTCCAGGAGACCCAGAAAGAGGTTGCCGTGACGACCAACCCGGCGCCCCCTCCCCCTGCACCTGGGGTTGCCCCACCTCCCGCCCCTCCCCCACAGccgcctcctccccctcctcctcctcctccaccccctccGCCACCTCCCCCCTCGAGATGCAACCCCCTCAG cTCTCTGATCGCCATCATGAGGAAGTCGTCCAAAGGCTCTAAAGCCTCTGTGAAGATCGAGCAGCCTCCAG ctgGCGAGGGCGACGACGTGAAGGCGAAGGCAGTGAATGAAATGATGGAGAGGATCAAACATGGCGTCGTCCTGCGGCCCGTCAAGAGTCAGGAGAGCAAG AGAGCAGCTGTTAAA CCACCAGTGATCTGTGAGGAGAAACCACAGGAGAGCGCCATGGAGGAGCTGAAAGGCATCCTG ACGGTGAAGCGGAGCCCCAGCCGAGGCTCTCAGGAGGCGGTGCCGTCGCCACCTGGGAAGAAGGACAGCGAGCTGGAGGTCATCCTGAGACGCCGACGCAACAAGGCGGGAGAAGCTGGCTCTGGAG ATGAGCGGGAGGGCCAGATGAGCCACGTCTCCTCCTCAGACAGCCTGAACGGGGGGCGCACCAGCAGCGAATCGGGCAAAGATCCAGAGGGGCCTGGGGGGCTGACTGTCCCCTTGGATTCTGCAGGTCCCAGGGTCAGTCCCGAGCGGCGCGGGTCGGGGCCGGGGCCTGTCGTAGCCAGGAGGAAGAGCTCGGACACCACAGGCAGAGAGGCCAGAGTGGGGTCATGGCAGGAGAGGAGGTCCTGCAGCTCCCTGTCTGAGAAGGAGATGGCAGGGACTCCACTGAGCAACGGCTGCGTCATCAG CGTGGGGGACGACCATCAGAATGATCAGAATGGGACTGAGACGTGCGTCCAGTCTAACGGAGTCAAGCCCAGTGAGGACGAGCACGCCACCGTCTGCGCCGCTCCTGTTAACGGCAGCAGCGACGCCGAGTGTTAG
- the shtn3 gene encoding shootin-1 isoform X1, with translation MLPCSSSAQMEGCEEERDSHMRTECNRLTEERDEAERQLKHIKRVSQMVIEEVSVLQTQLEIEKSCRENAEALATKLNCENRKLKYLSLSSRPCLDELLPSISDCIALEADADADADADAADGSPDTFTQYQQQVKELRETVNTLLEEKKNFMCQIHEQQRRIEELSSQSEKDQAEMKELRETVDQQSKTIKRFNRVSMMAAQEYEGMKDQLDLEQSLRVKAETYAHEMLVKQKEANRQSMLLLQNAEPSVQLLKALEDVAAITKTLEEERLQHQQKVESLEAQLEQSCVKKQLEALQRQLELLEVAKKEVDGRLEQAEKKNEELEKRVNELQETQKEVAVTTNPAPPPPAPGVAPPPAPPPQPPPPPPPPPPPPPPPPPSRCNPLSSLIAIMRKSSKGSKASVKIEQPPAGEGDDVKAKAVNEMMERIKHGVVLRPVKSQESKRAAVKPPVICEEKPQESAMEELKGILETVKRSPSRGSQEAVPSPPGKKDSELEVILRRRRNKAGEAGSGDEREGQMSHVSSSDSLNGGRTSSESGKDPEGPGGLTVPLDSAGPRVSPERRGSGPGPVVARRKSSDTTGREARVGSWQERRSCSSLSEKEMAGTPLSNGCVISVGDDHQNDQNGTETCVQSNGVKPSEDEHATVCAAPVNGSSDAEC, from the exons ATGCTTCCCTGCTCTTCATCGGCGCAGATGGAGGGatgtgaggaggagagggactCGCACATGCGAACAGAG TGCAACAGACTGACGGAGGAGAGAGACGAGGCTGAGAGACAACTCAAACACATCAAGAGAG TGTCTCAGATGGTGATTGAGGAGGTGAGCGTTCTGCAGACTCAGCTGGAGATCGAGAAGTCGTGCCGGGAGAATGCAGAGGCCCTGGCCAcaaag cTGAACTGTGAGAACAGGAAGTTGAAGTACCTCAGTCTGTCGTCTCGCCCCTGTTTGGACGAGCTGCTGCCCAGCATCTCAGACTGCATCGCTCTGGAGGCTGACGCAGACGCAGACGCAGACGCAGACGCTGCTGACGGAAGTCCTGACACCTTCACACAGTACCAACAACAGGTTAAAG AGCTGAGGGAGACGGTGAACACATTactggaggagaagaagaactTCATGTGTCAGATTCACGAACAGCAGAGACGGATAGAAGAGCTGAGTTCACAG TCGGAGAAAGATCAGGCCGAGATGAAGGAGCTCCGTGAAACTGTTGATCAACAAAGTAAAACCATCAAGAGGTTCAACAGAG tGTCCATGATGGCGGCTCAGGAGTATGAAGGGATGAAGGACCAGCTCGACTTGGAGCAGAGCCTCAGAGTCAAAGCTGAGACCTACGCACACGAG ATGCTGGTGAAGCAGAAGGAGGCCAACAGGCAgagcatgctgctgctgcagaatgCTGAGCCCAGCGTTCAGCTCCTCAAAGCTCTGGAGGACGTCGCTGCCATCACCAAAACCCTGGAGGAGGAGCGCCTGCAGCATCAGCAGAAG gtggagaGCCTGGAGGCCCAGCTGGAGCAGAGCTGTGTGAAGAAGCAGCTGGAGGCTCTGCAGAGgcagctggagctgctggaggTCGCCAAGAAGGAGGTGGATGGACGACTGGAgcaggcagagaagaagaatgAGGAGCTGGAGAAAAGAg TCAACGAGCTCCAGGAGACCCAGAAAGAGGTTGCCGTGACGACCAACCCGGCGCCCCCTCCCCCTGCACCTGGGGTTGCCCCACCTCCCGCCCCTCCCCCACAGccgcctcctccccctcctcctcctcctccaccccctccGCCACCTCCCCCCTCGAGATGCAACCCCCTCAG cTCTCTGATCGCCATCATGAGGAAGTCGTCCAAAGGCTCTAAAGCCTCTGTGAAGATCGAGCAGCCTCCAG ctgGCGAGGGCGACGACGTGAAGGCGAAGGCAGTGAATGAAATGATGGAGAGGATCAAACATGGCGTCGTCCTGCGGCCCGTCAAGAGTCAGGAGAGCAAG AGAGCAGCTGTTAAA CCACCAGTGATCTGTGAGGAGAAACCACAGGAGAGCGCCATGGAGGAGCTGAAAGGCATCCTG GAGACGGTGAAGCGGAGCCCCAGCCGAGGCTCTCAGGAGGCGGTGCCGTCGCCACCTGGGAAGAAGGACAGCGAGCTGGAGGTCATCCTGAGACGCCGACGCAACAAGGCGGGAGAAGCTGGCTCTGGAG ATGAGCGGGAGGGCCAGATGAGCCACGTCTCCTCCTCAGACAGCCTGAACGGGGGGCGCACCAGCAGCGAATCGGGCAAAGATCCAGAGGGGCCTGGGGGGCTGACTGTCCCCTTGGATTCTGCAGGTCCCAGGGTCAGTCCCGAGCGGCGCGGGTCGGGGCCGGGGCCTGTCGTAGCCAGGAGGAAGAGCTCGGACACCACAGGCAGAGAGGCCAGAGTGGGGTCATGGCAGGAGAGGAGGTCCTGCAGCTCCCTGTCTGAGAAGGAGATGGCAGGGACTCCACTGAGCAACGGCTGCGTCATCAG CGTGGGGGACGACCATCAGAATGATCAGAATGGGACTGAGACGTGCGTCCAGTCTAACGGAGTCAAGCCCAGTGAGGACGAGCACGCCACCGTCTGCGCCGCTCCTGTTAACGGCAGCAGCGACGCCGAGTGTTAG